In a single window of the Fibrobacter sp. genome:
- a CDS encoding ORF6N domain-containing protein has product MIRDKQVLLDSDLAILYGVETKRINEQVKRNIERFPAEFCFQLDKLEFENWKSQFATSNSDKMGLRKAPFAFTEQGVAMLSAVLHSEKAIRVSIDIMKAFVAMRHYMMLNGGFVNRLANVESKVIDQDARLLDHEHKFDTIFEAMDRGELKTKGIFYESQEFDAYAFACGLIRQAQKNIVLVDNYVDETTLLMMLKRKKGVSVTIYTYNKSKIFELDLQKYNAQYADCPITILPNTNTHDRFLFIDETSYHFGASLKDLGKKTFFCSKEDFTLEEVLKETQNKRIR; this is encoded by the coding sequence ATTATTCGCGATAAGCAGGTGCTGCTGGACAGCGATCTTGCGATTCTTTATGGGGTTGAAACCAAGCGTATCAACGAACAGGTAAAGCGTAATATTGAGCGCTTTCCAGCAGAGTTTTGTTTTCAACTAGACAAACTGGAGTTTGAAAATTGGAAGTCGCAATTTGCGACTTCCAATTCAGACAAGATGGGATTGCGAAAGGCGCCCTTCGCCTTCACCGAGCAGGGGGTGGCAATGCTTTCTGCCGTACTGCATAGCGAAAAAGCCATAAGGGTCAGCATAGACATTATGAAGGCATTCGTTGCGATGCGACACTACATGATGCTGAATGGTGGTTTCGTTAATCGCCTTGCCAATGTGGAAAGTAAAGTAATCGATCAGGATGCGCGGTTGCTCGATCACGAACACAAATTTGATACCATTTTTGAGGCGATGGACCGCGGCGAGCTCAAAACCAAGGGCATTTTCTACGAAAGTCAGGAGTTTGACGCCTATGCTTTTGCGTGCGGCTTAATCCGCCAGGCGCAAAAAAACATTGTGCTTGTGGACAATTATGTGGATGAAACGACTCTTTTGATGATGCTCAAGAGGAAAAAGGGCGTCTCGGTGACGATTTATACCTACAACAAGAGCAAAATTTTTGAGCTAGACCTCCAGAAATACAATGCGCAGTATGCCGACTGCCCCATAACAATTCTTCCAAATACAAATACTCACGATCGCTTTCTGTTTATAGACGAAACTTCGTATCACTTTGGAGCGTCTCTAAAGGACTTGGGGAAGAAAACGTTCTTCTGTAGCAAAGAAGACTTCACCTTGGAAGAGGTACTGAAAGAAACGCAAAACAAAAGAATCCGCTAA
- a CDS encoding sulfate ABC transporter substrate-binding protein — protein MNQNFVKSAIAASLLIAGTIGFSACSSSDEQKSETSVKKVEKQTLTNVSYDPTRELYANYNEVFKKHWKEKTGGEVEITQSHGGSGKQALEVANGLEADVVTLALEFDVNAVRDAGLIENGWVKEFPLNSSPYTSTIVFLVRKGNPKNLKDWGDLVKPGVGIITPNPKTSGGARWNYLAAWAWAEKQYNNDEAKVKDFIKKLFQNVLVLASGARGSTTTFIENGQGDVLLAWENEAFLALKDYPNDYEIVIPSISILAEPSVAIVDKVVDKRGTRELATEYLNYLYSDDGQHIAAKNHYRPSNKAILDQYKEFDQNVNLISIEHFGGWDKAQGTHFSNGGVFDQIYEKK, from the coding sequence GGTTTTAGCGCATGCTCATCTTCTGACGAGCAGAAGAGCGAAACTTCCGTCAAGAAGGTTGAAAAGCAGACGCTCACCAACGTGTCTTACGACCCGACCCGCGAACTCTACGCGAACTACAACGAAGTCTTCAAGAAGCACTGGAAAGAAAAGACCGGTGGCGAAGTGGAAATCACGCAGTCTCACGGCGGTTCCGGCAAGCAGGCTCTGGAAGTGGCCAACGGTCTCGAAGCCGACGTGGTGACTCTCGCCCTCGAATTCGACGTGAACGCAGTGCGCGACGCGGGCCTCATCGAAAACGGTTGGGTCAAGGAATTCCCGCTGAATAGTTCCCCGTATACATCCACCATCGTGTTCCTGGTCCGCAAGGGCAACCCGAAGAACCTGAAGGACTGGGGTGACCTCGTGAAGCCGGGCGTTGGCATCATCACGCCGAACCCGAAAACTTCCGGTGGCGCACGCTGGAACTACCTCGCCGCCTGGGCATGGGCCGAAAAGCAGTACAACAATGACGAGGCCAAGGTCAAGGACTTCATCAAGAAACTGTTCCAGAACGTGCTCGTGCTCGCTTCCGGTGCACGTGGCTCCACCACGACCTTTATCGAAAACGGCCAGGGCGACGTGCTTCTCGCATGGGAAAACGAAGCCTTCCTCGCTCTCAAGGACTACCCGAACGACTACGAAATCGTAATCCCGAGCATCAGCATTCTGGCTGAACCTTCCGTTGCCATCGTGGACAAGGTGGTCGACAAGCGCGGCACCCGCGAACTTGCCACCGAGTACTTGAACTACCTCTACAGCGACGACGGCCAGCACATTGCCGCAAAGAACCATTACCGCCCCTCCAACAAGGCCATTCTCGACCAGTACAAGGAATTCGACCAGAACGTGAACTTGATTTCTATCGAGCACTTCGGCGGTTGGGACAAGGCACAGGGAACGCACTTCTCCAACGGAGGCGTCTTCGACCAGATTTACGAAAAGAAGTAA